In Magnetospirillum sp. WYHS-4, the DNA window TTTCCGCAGGACCCGAAATGAGCGCTCCCGATCCCCGGCTGACCGGGCTGGCGACACTTCTGCAACTGGAGAAGGAAGCCCGCCATGCCGAGAGCGAGGAAGCCTTCGGCTTCGTCCTGGTCAACCAGACGCGCCGTCTGCTGCCCTATCGTCTGGCCGCCTTCTGGCGGGCCGGGCCGGGCGGCGGCGAGGTAGCGGCGGTCTCGGGCGTGCAGCGCCCCGCCCTGGACGCTCCCTTCATGCAATGGCTGGCGGCCCTGCTGGCGAAGGTGGCCAGGGACGATCCGGCCATTCTGGCCGCCAAGGATGTCGAAGGTTGGTTGCGTGACGACTGGCCAGGCCATGCCCCGCCCCATGCATTTTGGCTGCCGCTCAAGGTGCCGGGGGGGAGCGCGCCGCTGGGTGGTCTGTGGCTGGTGCGCGATACCCCATGGGGGGAAGGCGATCGGCTGCTGGGCGAACGCCTGGCCGATGGCTACGGCGAGACCTTGGCCCGCCATCGGGTTGGCCGAAGCTGGCGGGGGGCCGCGATCCCAGCCCGCCGGATCGGGACCCGGGTCGCGGCGCTGGCACTCCTGGCGGCGCTGGGGGCGGTTCCGGTACCCCTTTCCGTCCTTGCCCCTGCCGAGATCGTTCCCCGCGACCCGGTGGTGGTCACGGCGCCGCGCGAGGGCGTGGTCGGAACCTTCCATGTGCAACCCAACCAACCGGTCGTCGAGGGGCAGCCCCTGTTCGGCCTGGACGAGACCGAGGCCCGTAGCCGCCACGAGGTCGCGCTGAAGACCCTGGCGGTGACGGAGGCCGAACACCGAAAGGCCTCGCAAGCCGCCTTCGGAGACCGCGACAGCTTGGCCGAGCGGGCCATCCTGCTGACCCGGATCGACAAGGCGCGCGCCGAGGCCGGCCACGCGGAGGAACTTCTGGAACGCGGCCGCGTCAAGGCGCCGCGGGCCGGCATCGCCGTCTTCGGCGATGTCAACGACTGGATCGGCCGCCCCGTGCGGGTGGGCGAACGTATCCTGACCTTGGCCGATCCGGCGCAAGTGGAGATTCTGGTCTGGCTTCCGGTGGCCGATGCCATTGTCGTCGAGCCGGGCGCCCGCATCGCGCTGTTTCTCAACATCGCCCCCCTCGATCCCCTGCCGGCCCATCTGCGCACCGCCTCTTACGAGGCGGAACCCAACCCGGACCGCATCCTCGCCTATCGTCTGAAAGCCAGCCTGGACGACGGTACGGCACCGCCACGCATCGGCCTCAAGGGAACCGCCAAGGTCTACGGTGGCGATGTGTTCTTGGCCTGGTATTTGTTCCGACGGCCGCTCGCGGCGCTTCGCCAACTGCTGGGGTTCTGAATGTTCGCCGACCCGGCCAAGGCACCCCTGCCATCCTTGCGCGAGGAGATTGCCTTGCTGCGGGGGCCGGACGGCTTGGACGGCTGGCCGACCTATACCCTGCACGATCCGGTGCGCAACCGCTTCTTCCGCATCGCCTGGCCGCAGTTCGAGATGCTGGCCCGCTGGGCCGCCGGGCGTGCCGATGCCCTGATCGCCCGCCTGCGGGCGGAAACCGTCCTGGAGGCCACGCCGGCCGAGGTGCAGGCCCTGGTCGGGTTCCTGCAGGCCAACGGACTGACGCGGAGCGAGACGGCGGCCGATCTCCGGCGCCTGGAGGCCCAGTCCAAGGCCGGCCGTCGCCACTGGGCCTCCTGGCTGCTGCACAACTACCTGTTCTTCCGCATCCCGCTGCTCAAGCCCGACCGCTTCCTGCGCGCCACTCTTCCGGTCGCCGGACTGCTGTTCCGGCGCGGCTTCCTGCTCGTCAGCTTGTTGGCTGGCCTGGTGGGGCTCTACCTCGCGTCCCGCCAATGGGACAGCTACGTCCAGACCTTTCTTTACCTGTTCAACCTGCAGGGGTTGTTCTGGTACGGTCTGGCCCTCGGGGCGGCCAAGGTGGCGCACGAATTCGGCCACGCCTATGCCCTGAGGCGCCAGGGGGCGCCCGTACCCACCATGGGACTGGCGTTCCTGGTTCTCTGGCCGGTGCTCTATACGGACACCTCGGCGGCTTGGATGCTGGCCGGGAAACGCGCTCGCCTGGGCGTGGCCGCAGCCGGCGTGGCGACCGAACTGGTCCTGGCTGCCTACGCGCTACTGGCCTGGAGCCTGCTGCCAGACGGGCCGGCCCGCACGGCGGCCTTCCTGCTGACCACCGTCACCCTGGCGGGGACCCTGACCGTCAACGCCAGCCCGCTGATGAAGTTCGACGGCTACTATTTCCTGGCCGACGGGCTGGGCGTGGATAACCTGCAGGATCGTTCCTTCGCCCTCGCCCGCTGGCACTTGCGGCGCCTGGCCCTGGGGCTCGACGAGCCGCCGCCCGAATCCTCGCCGCCTCGCCACCGCCGCATCCTGCTGGGTTATGCCTATGCCGCCTGGATTTACCGGTTCTTCCTGTTCCTCGGCATCGCCCTGCTGGTCTATCATTACTTCTTCAAGGTGCTGGGCGTCTTTCTGATGGCGGTGGAAGTGGTCTGGTTCATCGGCCGTCCCATCGGGCGCGAGGCTCTCGAATGGTGGCGCCGCCGGAAGGCCCTGCGGGCCAATCCGCGGTTGCTCGCCTCGTCGGGTCTGGCCGTCGCCTTGCTGGGACTTCTGTTCCTGCCATGGCGCGGGACGGTGGAGGCGCCGGCGCTCTGGCAAGCAGGCCTCGCCTCGCCCATCTTTCCGCCCTGGGCCGGCCACGTGGAGGCGGTGCTGGTGGGGGAAGGGCAGGCGGTCGTCGCCGGCCAGCCCTTGATTCGCCTGGCCACCGCCGACCTTGACCATCGCATCGGGCAAGCCGGGCGCACCATCGAGACTCTCCGCTGGCAGATCGAGCGCCAAGGCGCCCACGCCAAATTCCTGGAACAAGGCCAGGTGATCGAAAGGTATCTGGCGGCCGCGGGAGCCGAACTGGCGGGGCTGGCAGAAGATCGCGCCCGCAGCCTTCTGGCGGCGCCGGTGGCGGGACGTATCGTCGATCTGGCCGATGGATTGCGGCCCGGCCGCTGGATCGGCGCCACCGACCGCTTGGCGCTCCTGGTTGGGGAAGGGCGGGCGCGGGTGGAGGCCTACTTGGCGGAAGCCGATCTCGGCCAAGTGGCGCCCGGCGCCACGGGGCGCTTCGTTCCCGACGACCCCGATTTGCCGGATCTGCCGGCCATGGTCTCCTTCATCGATTCCGCCGCCGCCCGCGTCCTGGCCGATCCCGCCTTCTCCGCAGCCTTCGGCGGACCGCTGCCGGTGATCGGCGAGGAAGAGGACAAGCACCTGATTCCCCGCGACACCCTGTACCGGAGCCAGCTTTCCGCCGACCCGGCCGCCTATCCCTTCCGCACGGTGCGCGGGCGGGTGCTCCTCGACGGACCGCCGCGCAGCCTTGCCCATCGCCTATGGCGCACCGCCGCGGCAGCCTTCGTTCGCGAGAGCGGTTTCTGATCTCATGGCGTTCCCGCGTTCAGGATCTGGTGGGCCAGGATGCTGGCGGCGTAACCCAGGGCGACGGCGGGCGTCCAGCGCAGATGGCTGAAGAAGGTATAGGCGCCGCGCGCCTGTCCCATCAGAGCCACGCCGGCCGCCGATCCGATGGACAACAGGCTGCCGCCCACGCCGGCCGTCAGGGTGATCAGCAGCCATTGGTCCAGACCCATGTCCGGCCGCATGGTCAGCACCGCGAACATCAGGGGGATGTTGTCGAGCACCGCCGACAGCAGACCGATCAACACGTTGGCCGTGGTGGGGCCCAACTGGCCGTAGAAGTACTGTGAGGCGGCCCCCAGGTAGCCGATCATACCCAACGCGCCGACGCACATCATCACGCCATAGAAAAACAGCAGGGTGTCCCACTCGGCGCGGGCGATCTTGTGGAAGATGTCGAAAGGGATGCCGTCGACGGCCTCGGTACGACGCTTCAGGAAATATCCGAACACCTGCAACAGTCCCAGCCCGGTCATCATGCCCAGCACCGGCGGCAGGTGCAGGAAGTTGTGGAAGGCGACGGCGGTGGCGATAGTCAGGACGAACAGCCCCATGATGCGTCGGGCACCGGGTTTCATGCGGACGGTCTCGTCGCGGGCGGCGGGCGTGCCGGCCGGCACCGCCAGATGCATGAGGGTCGCGGGCACCGCATAGTTGACCAGAGAAGGAACGAAGAGGCGGAAGAAGTCCCAGAACGGCACCATGCCCTTCTGCCAGACCATCAAGGTGGTGATGTCGCCGAAGGGGCTGAAGGCGCCGCCCGCGTTGGCGGCCACCACGATATTGATGCAGGACAGGGAGACGAAGCGTGGCGAATCCTTGCCCACCGCCAGCACCACGGCACACATGAGAAGGGCCGTGGTCAGGTTGTCGGCGACCGGGGAAATGAAGAAGGCCAGAATGCCGGTCAGCCAGAACAGTTTGCGATAGCTGAATCCCGAACGGACCAGCCAGGCGCGCAGGGCATCGAAGACCCGCCGTTCCTCCAACGAGTTCACGTAGGTCATGGCCGCCAGCAGGAACAGCATCAGTTCGGCATATTCCAGCAGCACGTGGCGGACCGCTTGCCCCACCTCGTCCGGGCGGCCCTCGACCGCATAGGCGACGGCGATCATCAGCCAGAGGACGCCGGCCGCCAGGACCACCGGCTTCGACTTGCGCAGGTGGGTGACTTCCTCGGCGATGACCAGGACGTAGGCGATACCGAAAACCACCAGCGCGGCGATGCCGACACCGTGGCCGGTCAGGTCCAGAGGTGCGGCCTGGGCAGCCAGGGCCGCATCGCTCCATCCCGCGAAAGCCGTCAGAAGGAGGATCGTCCGCCAAAGCGTTTGCATCGGTCGCATCCTTCCGCCAGGATTTCCTCGTCTTGAATAGCCTGAAAAGGCGACCGTCAAACATCCGTTCAAATACGGAATCGTTATTCGTCATGACCGAAGAACAGCAAAAAGAGCCTTTCGGCCGAGGACATCCGGCAATATACGGACTTTATCTGGCCACCTATCTGGCGCTGGACTGGGTGAGTTACATCCATGAACTTCCTCCCCTGAACATCACGCCGTGGAATCCCGCTTCGGGCCTTAGCGTCGCCATGCTTCTCGCCTTCGGGCCGCGGACCATTCCCCTGGCCGCGCTGGCCCTGATGGCCGCCGATGCGCTGGTGCGGGGGCAACCGGTGGCTTTTTGGGCGACGGCGCTGTCCGATCTTGGCATCGCTCTGGGCTATGGCTTCGCCACCCACTTCCTGAGAACCCGCCTGGGCGTCGAGACGCGGCTTCGTCGGCTGCGCGACGTCGCTTGGCTGTTGGGCGGCATGGCGGTCACGGCCAGCATGGTGGCCGTGGGGTATGTGGCCTTCTTCATGACGCTCGGTCTGTTTCCCTGGGCCGACCTGACCCGCATCGCCTTCCGCTACTGGGTCGGCGAGGTGATCGGGATCAGTGTCGTCGCCCCGCTGCTTCTGGTCCATCTGGGCGGGGTCGCTTGGCGCCCAATCCCTCGCTTGGTCGCCGAGACGCTCTTGCAGGGGATGGGCATCGTGGTGACCTTGTTCCTGGTCTTCGGGCTCCCTGCGGGAGCGGAAGGGCGCCTGTTCTACCTTCTGTTCCTTCCCGCCATCTGGATGGCGGTCCGTCATGGCTTGGAAGGTGCTACCCTGGCGGTGGCTGCGACCCAGGCCGGCCTGATCGTCGGCTTGGTGATCGAGAAATTCACCATTTCGGAGGTGATCTCCTTCCAACTGCTGATGCTGGCTCTGACGGTCACCATCCTGTTCCTGGGGGCGGTGGTGAGCGAACGGCGCCGCATGGAGGTCCGTCTGCACGAACAGCAGTCGGCCATCGCTCATGCGGCCCGGCTGACCGAGGCTGGGGAGATGGCCTCGGGCCTGGCCCACGAATTGAACCAACCCTTGACCGCGGCCATCAGCTACGCGCGGGCCGGCCGCAAATTGGCGGTGACGGAGGGGGCCTCGGAGGCGCTGGTCGGCCTGCTCGACAAGACGGTCGGACAGGCGGAGCGGGCGGACCGTGTGATCCGTGGCCTGCGCGGGTTTCTGCGCAAGGGAGATTCCCGCCGGATTTCCGCCACCGTTGGCGACCTGGCCGGGGAGGCCCTGGCTCTCGTAGCGGCGGAGGCCGGTCAGAAGGGGGTTGTCCTGAAGGCCGTCACTCCGTCCGATTTGCCTAAAGTCCGCGTGGATCAGGTCCAGGTGCAACAGGTTCTCCTGAATCTGGTGCGCAACGCCATCCAGGCCATTGCCGACGCTGGTGGCCGGCGGCGCGAGGTGATCGTCACCGCGCGGGCCGCGTCCCCAGGGTTCATCGAGGTCTCGGTGGAAGATAGCGGTCCCGGCATTCCCGAGGACATGCGGCAGCGGCTGTTTCAACCCTTCGCCACCACCAAGCCGGACGGCATGGGCCTGGGCCTGTCCATCGGCCGGAGCATCGTCGAGGCCCACGGCGGCCGCCTGTGGGCCGATCCCGAACGAACCGGCGGTGCCGTTTTCCACTTCACCCTGCCCACGATCCTGGAGGTTGACGACGATGTCGAAGCCCTATGAACCCATCGCCTTCATCGTGGATGACGACGCGGCGATCTGCGACGCCCTGTCGGTCCATCTCGGCATGGCCGGAATTGCGGTCCGGACTTTCCTCTCGGCGGAAGCGTTCCTGGACGCCGTCGATCCCGATCAGCCCGGCTGCGCGGTGATCGATATCCGCATGCCGGGCATGGACGGGCTCGATCTGCAACGCGAAATGAACCGCCGCGGCTTGGTGTTGCCGGTGATCGTCATCACCGGCCATGGCGACGTGCCCGCCGCCGTGGCGGCGTTCCGCTCCGGAGCCCTGGATTTCCTGCAGAAACCCTTCGACGAGGAGGTGTTGATCGAACGGATTCGCGAAGGAATCGCCAAGGACGTCGAACAGCGACGGACGGCTATCGAGGTGGCTGAAATCCGCCAGCGCGTCGCCAGTCTCAGTCCCCGCGAGCGCCAAGTGATGGACCGGGTGGCGGAGGGCGATTCGAACAAGGTCGTCGCCCTGAAGCTCGGCATCGGAGTGCGGACGGTGGAAACCCATCGCGCCCGGGTCATGGAAAAGACCGGCGCCAAAAGCGTCTCCGAACTGGCGCGCATGCGCATCCGCTTGCAGGACGCTCCGTAGCCTACCGGATGTTCGGGGCCGCCTTTCCTCCCTATGCTGTCTCCGGACTCTGGTGTCCGATTAGCGCATGATCGGGACGCCGGGGGTCGAGGCGATGGGCATCCGCCCGTCCGCCTCGGCCTCCCCGGTTCAGCTTCCGCAAAAATCCATCGCACGGGCCAGATCGCCGCAGCCGCAGCCGCTGTCGCGGCAGCAGTCTTCCGTCAGAAGGGCAATGAGACGGCGCATGGTTTCCAGATCGGCGGCATAGTAGATATGGCGGTCGACGCGCCAGGATCGCACCAGACCGGCGTGGGCCAGGGCGTTCAGGTGATGGGACAGGGTCGACGGCACCACGTCCAGGGATTCGGCGATCGTACCGGCCGCCATACCCTTGGTACCTTGGCGGATCAGCAGGCGCATGGCGGCCAGCCGGGTATCTTGCGCCAAGGCGGACAGGGCCTTCACGGCCGCGATCGTTTCCATGATTTTCAAAATATCAATAATCACCGCCCCAGGCAAGAAGGCACGACATCATGAGCGGGGAAGTGGTGTCGATCTGATTCAGGTATAAAGTCGATTTCCAATCCACGCGACGATGAATGCCAGGGACCATGCCACGCTTAGCGAAAAGCCCACGGAGAAAATGGCCCATCCCCACCCGCCGGCTTCCCGCTTGATCGCTGCCAAGGTCGACATGCAGGGACTATAGAGCAACAGGAAGACCATCAAGGCAAATGCCGTCACCGGGGTCATGGCTCCCGCCAGGGCTCGCTGTAGACCCTCCGTCCCCTGTTCGCCCTCGCCCTCCTGAGCGTAGAGGACGGCATAGCTGGCCACCACGATCTCTTTCGCGAAGAAACCGGTGATGATGGACATCGTATCCTTCCAGTTGAAACCGAGGGGCTCGAAGACGGGGCTAATGGCCCTGCCGATCTGACCCAGGTAGCTTTTTTCTATCCGTTCGCGTTCCTGTTCCTTGCGCAATCGCGCGAGTACCGTCTCCCGTTCCGGGCCCGCCTGGGCTTCCGCTTCGACGCGCGCCATGGCAGAGCTGTAGTCGGTGTCGAACG includes these proteins:
- a CDS encoding metalloregulator ArsR/SmtB family transcription factor; this translates as METIAAVKALSALAQDTRLAAMRLLIRQGTKGMAAGTIAESLDVVPSTLSHHLNALAHAGLVRSWRVDRHIYYAADLETMRRLIALLTEDCCRDSGCGCGDLARAMDFCGS
- a CDS encoding ATP-binding protein, with amino-acid sequence MTEEQQKEPFGRGHPAIYGLYLATYLALDWVSYIHELPPLNITPWNPASGLSVAMLLAFGPRTIPLAALALMAADALVRGQPVAFWATALSDLGIALGYGFATHFLRTRLGVETRLRRLRDVAWLLGGMAVTASMVAVGYVAFFMTLGLFPWADLTRIAFRYWVGEVIGISVVAPLLLVHLGGVAWRPIPRLVAETLLQGMGIVVTLFLVFGLPAGAEGRLFYLLFLPAIWMAVRHGLEGATLAVAATQAGLIVGLVIEKFTISEVISFQLLMLALTVTILFLGAVVSERRRMEVRLHEQQSAIAHAARLTEAGEMASGLAHELNQPLTAAISYARAGRKLAVTEGASEALVGLLDKTVGQAERADRVIRGLRGFLRKGDSRRISATVGDLAGEALALVAAEAGQKGVVLKAVTPSDLPKVRVDQVQVQQVLLNLVRNAIQAIADAGGRRREVIVTARAASPGFIEVSVEDSGPGIPEDMRQRLFQPFATTKPDGMGLGLSIGRSIVEAHGGRLWADPERTGGAVFHFTLPTILEVDDDVEAL
- a CDS encoding HlyD family efflux transporter periplasmic adaptor subunit; amino-acid sequence: MSAPDPRLTGLATLLQLEKEARHAESEEAFGFVLVNQTRRLLPYRLAAFWRAGPGGGEVAAVSGVQRPALDAPFMQWLAALLAKVARDDPAILAAKDVEGWLRDDWPGHAPPHAFWLPLKVPGGSAPLGGLWLVRDTPWGEGDRLLGERLADGYGETLARHRVGRSWRGAAIPARRIGTRVAALALLAALGAVPVPLSVLAPAEIVPRDPVVVTAPREGVVGTFHVQPNQPVVEGQPLFGLDETEARSRHEVALKTLAVTEAEHRKASQAAFGDRDSLAERAILLTRIDKARAEAGHAEELLERGRVKAPRAGIAVFGDVNDWIGRPVRVGERILTLADPAQVEILVWLPVADAIVVEPGARIALFLNIAPLDPLPAHLRTASYEAEPNPDRILAYRLKASLDDGTAPPRIGLKGTAKVYGGDVFLAWYLFRRPLAALRQLLGF
- a CDS encoding response regulator — encoded protein: MSKPYEPIAFIVDDDAAICDALSVHLGMAGIAVRTFLSAEAFLDAVDPDQPGCAVIDIRMPGMDGLDLQREMNRRGLVLPVIVITGHGDVPAAVAAFRSGALDFLQKPFDEEVLIERIREGIAKDVEQRRTAIEVAEIRQRVASLSPRERQVMDRVAEGDSNKVVALKLGIGVRTVETHRARVMEKTGAKSVSELARMRIRLQDAP
- a CDS encoding HlyD family efflux transporter periplasmic adaptor subunit, which codes for MFADPAKAPLPSLREEIALLRGPDGLDGWPTYTLHDPVRNRFFRIAWPQFEMLARWAAGRADALIARLRAETVLEATPAEVQALVGFLQANGLTRSETAADLRRLEAQSKAGRRHWASWLLHNYLFFRIPLLKPDRFLRATLPVAGLLFRRGFLLVSLLAGLVGLYLASRQWDSYVQTFLYLFNLQGLFWYGLALGAAKVAHEFGHAYALRRQGAPVPTMGLAFLVLWPVLYTDTSAAWMLAGKRARLGVAAAGVATELVLAAYALLAWSLLPDGPARTAAFLLTTVTLAGTLTVNASPLMKFDGYYFLADGLGVDNLQDRSFALARWHLRRLALGLDEPPPESSPPRHRRILLGYAYAAWIYRFFLFLGIALLVYHYFFKVLGVFLMAVEVVWFIGRPIGREALEWWRRRKALRANPRLLASSGLAVALLGLLFLPWRGTVEAPALWQAGLASPIFPPWAGHVEAVLVGEGQAVVAGQPLIRLATADLDHRIGQAGRTIETLRWQIERQGAHAKFLEQGQVIERYLAAAGAELAGLAEDRARSLLAAPVAGRIVDLADGLRPGRWIGATDRLALLVGEGRARVEAYLAEADLGQVAPGATGRFVPDDPDLPDLPAMVSFIDSAAARVLADPAFSAAFGGPLPVIGEEEDKHLIPRDTLYRSQLSADPAAYPFRTVRGRVLLDGPPRSLAHRLWRTAAAAFVRESGF
- the nhaD gene encoding sodium:proton antiporter NhaD; amino-acid sequence: MQTLWRTILLLTAFAGWSDAALAAQAAPLDLTGHGVGIAALVVFGIAYVLVIAEEVTHLRKSKPVVLAAGVLWLMIAVAYAVEGRPDEVGQAVRHVLLEYAELMLFLLAAMTYVNSLEERRVFDALRAWLVRSGFSYRKLFWLTGILAFFISPVADNLTTALLMCAVVLAVGKDSPRFVSLSCINIVVAANAGGAFSPFGDITTLMVWQKGMVPFWDFFRLFVPSLVNYAVPATLMHLAVPAGTPAARDETVRMKPGARRIMGLFVLTIATAVAFHNFLHLPPVLGMMTGLGLLQVFGYFLKRRTEAVDGIPFDIFHKIARAEWDTLLFFYGVMMCVGALGMIGYLGAASQYFYGQLGPTTANVLIGLLSAVLDNIPLMFAVLTMRPDMGLDQWLLITLTAGVGGSLLSIGSAAGVALMGQARGAYTFFSHLRWTPAVALGYAASILAHQILNAGTP